A genome region from Geobacter pickeringii includes the following:
- a CDS encoding GPMC system family 4 glycosyltransferase yields the protein MNAALITPYYHPPVRGNAVTVDRIARHLADVGCTAQVLALDVMLAEEMARELRRTQPDIIHAFHAYHGGRVARESARAAGVPFVVTLTGSDVYEALEDGRRGETLDVLRDAAAIVAFHKCVRCRLADHHPPLADKTHVIPQGVELPGEEFSWGGERLDGEELVFFLPAGIRPVKNVMFSLPPLRDLHRETPAVRLLVAGPILDGTYGSRVLAEIGHTPFARYLGEVSHNSIGALYRRADVVLNTSQFEGGMANSVLEAMAFGKPVLASFIDGNMSVVKEGKTGLLYRGEAEFLEKARLLARDESLRRHLGANGQQVVREQYAPHREAVAYEALYRAVLK from the coding sequence ATGAACGCCGCTCTGATCACCCCCTACTACCATCCCCCCGTCCGGGGCAATGCGGTCACCGTCGACCGGATCGCCCGCCACCTTGCCGACGTCGGCTGCACGGCGCAGGTCCTTGCCCTCGATGTCATGCTGGCCGAAGAGATGGCGCGGGAGCTGCGCCGCACGCAGCCGGACATCATCCACGCCTTCCACGCCTACCACGGGGGGCGGGTGGCGCGGGAGAGCGCTCGGGCCGCCGGCGTTCCGTTTGTGGTCACCCTTACCGGCTCCGATGTCTATGAGGCTCTGGAGGATGGACGCCGTGGCGAGACGCTCGACGTGCTTCGCGATGCAGCCGCCATCGTCGCCTTCCACAAGTGCGTCCGATGCCGCCTCGCGGACCACCACCCCCCTTTGGCCGACAAAACCCATGTCATTCCCCAGGGGGTGGAGCTGCCGGGGGAAGAATTCTCGTGGGGAGGGGAGCGCCTTGATGGGGAAGAGCTCGTGTTTTTCCTTCCGGCGGGAATCCGTCCGGTAAAAAATGTCATGTTTTCCCTCCCCCCCCTGAGGGATCTCCACCGGGAGACGCCGGCGGTCAGGCTCCTCGTGGCCGGACCGATCCTCGATGGTACCTACGGCAGCCGGGTGCTGGCGGAGATCGGGCACACCCCCTTCGCCCGCTATCTCGGCGAGGTCTCCCACAACTCCATCGGTGCCCTGTATCGGCGGGCCGATGTGGTGCTCAACACCTCCCAGTTCGAGGGGGGAATGGCCAACAGCGTCCTGGAGGCGATGGCCTTCGGCAAGCCGGTCCTCGCGTCGTTCATCGACGGCAACATGTCGGTGGTCAAGGAGGGGAAAACGGGGCTTCTCTACCGCGGTGAGGCCGAATTTCTCGAAAAGGCGCGGCTGCTGGCCCGGGACGAGTCTCTGCGGCGACACCTCGGCGCCAACGGCCAGCAGGTCGTTCGCGAGCAGTACGCCCCCCACCGGGAGGCGGTGGCGTACGAAGCCCTGTATCGGGCGGTTCTGAAATAA
- a CDS encoding PEP-CTERM sorting domain-containing protein: MKKTLMTLLMAVAVATCLIPSQGNALIVTFSDRPTWEAVVGNFADVDLAGQVANRATLSAGSPISLPGPPAGRTLSFDKALEGRQVPTSWATWSGGETPRILYTNGAKSVTGTFAGPVYGFGLEMEPEPFNIFLMMLRTDGTALYQKVSGIGGAKFFGIDSDVAISSVLLSSKVDFSFGRMVVDVTPNAAPVPEPGTVVLLGVGLLGLAGYGYARKRNS, encoded by the coding sequence ATGAAAAAGACTTTAATGACATTACTGATGGCGGTCGCGGTGGCGACCTGTTTGATCCCTTCCCAGGGGAACGCGCTGATCGTCACCTTCAGCGACCGTCCCACCTGGGAAGCGGTGGTCGGGAACTTTGCGGATGTCGATCTAGCAGGTCAGGTCGCGAATAGGGCAACGCTCTCGGCGGGGAGTCCGATCTCGCTTCCGGGGCCTCCGGCGGGGAGAACTCTCTCCTTTGACAAGGCCCTGGAGGGGCGCCAGGTTCCCACCAGCTGGGCGACCTGGTCCGGCGGCGAAACTCCGCGGATCCTCTATACCAACGGGGCGAAATCCGTCACGGGAACCTTCGCCGGTCCGGTGTACGGTTTCGGTCTCGAGATGGAGCCGGAGCCGTTTAATATCTTCCTCATGATGCTCCGTACGGACGGCACCGCCCTCTACCAGAAGGTCAGCGGCATCGGCGGGGCGAAATTCTTCGGCATCGATTCGGACGTGGCGATCTCTTCCGTCCTGCTTTCTTCTAAAGTTGACTTCTCCTTCGGCCGGATGGTGGTCGACGTGACGCCGAACGCGGCCCCCGTTCCGGAACCGGGGACGGTTGTGCTTCTCGGCGTCGGCCTCCTCGGATTGGCAGGGTACGGCTACGCACGGAAGAGAAATAGCTAA
- a CDS encoding GPMC system MBL fold metallohydrolase — protein MKITILGSGTSTGIPMVGCHCPVCSSTDPRDKRTRASLLVETEGKYILIDTSPDLRRQALRHHIPHIDAVLLTHPHADHINGIDDLRGFHFIHRRVVPCYGSGETMKAVQRSFSYIFRGQEAAGYAPLLDPHVVHEPFSLFGRRIMPIHLYHGTMHATGYRIGAAAYLTDCSRIPESSLALLEGLELLIIDGLRYTPHENHFNIDGALNVIGRLRPKRSIITHLTHEVSHADGARLPVGVELAYDGMDLVV, from the coding sequence ATGAAGATCACCATCCTCGGCAGCGGCACCTCCACCGGCATCCCGATGGTCGGCTGCCACTGCCCCGTCTGCTCGTCCACCGACCCGCGCGACAAGCGGACCCGGGCCTCCCTTCTGGTCGAAACGGAGGGGAAATACATCCTGATCGACACCTCCCCCGACCTGCGGCGCCAGGCGCTCCGGCACCACATTCCCCATATCGATGCCGTCCTCCTCACCCACCCCCATGCCGATCACATCAACGGCATTGACGACCTGCGCGGCTTTCACTTCATCCACCGGCGCGTCGTTCCGTGCTACGGTAGCGGCGAAACCATGAAGGCGGTGCAGCGGAGCTTCTCCTACATCTTCCGGGGACAGGAAGCGGCGGGCTATGCGCCGCTCCTCGACCCCCACGTGGTCCATGAGCCATTCTCGCTCTTCGGCCGGAGAATCATGCCGATCCACCTCTACCACGGGACCATGCACGCCACGGGATACCGGATCGGCGCTGCCGCCTACCTCACCGACTGCAGCCGCATCCCCGAATCGTCCCTCGCACTGCTGGAGGGGCTCGAACTCCTCATCATCGACGGACTCCGCTACACCCCCCACGAAAACCACTTCAACATCGACGGAGCCCTCAACGTGATAGGGCGGCTGCGGCCGAAGCGGTCAATCATCACCCACCTCACCCACGAGGTTTCCCACGCCGACGGAGCACGACTTCCGGTCGGGGTGGAGCTGGCATACGACGGAATGGATCTGGTCGTGTAG
- a CDS encoding TIGR04442 family protein has translation MYKDIRLHGQIFDRFEYYAIVAGEDAHQRYFFNAADGADGELRFFSPGNEFVISREGIRHAGNGGSFCEYMFGVDQPLADLAKAEVINRLIVYGAHAGEESGPLLFSERTGGELGFEKIFFEGNAVVNYFFFLSSTRLPGSLPHQQEALVRTIGKALKRSPAVGNQNENALIAEVLGLLDDPKALFFLFKLINTPHREYYEAFRHLYFKNKKIADHDFAILTGIAARHDIDRYQQERIRIDVMYKHQANRRIVDEYKNILIDCQRRREITSLENARLTRLKTLSVRNKIPGALFYALDEVLKEDKKLVGPEEQDYIAETRQVLEGLFLGEREIESAIDNEDAVKLLFAKKRAAENRDHTFEEILLEASKACDEKIRDGADISLLEGFSRIITYFDRYDATSQVVNQLAFMENVRITEEMLRSLLGNREAFEELRPGLFGEIFIADLLDNKYLGKYGRQKVTTLVSGLRLVKENRLAVSDLLERLHATDREERLAITLLECVRDRIRNFYSKYATRADQETLHREVSEDLRNRKVISDEIPERIFAETILTIKKEAIYLHSLLPRIVADRDIALREDFLENSGLDRFYVEELEREYFELNELDMEQLYQIRKGLS, from the coding sequence ATGTACAAAGATATCCGTCTCCACGGCCAGATCTTCGACCGCTTCGAGTACTACGCCATCGTGGCGGGGGAAGATGCCCACCAGCGCTATTTCTTCAATGCCGCTGACGGAGCTGATGGAGAGCTCCGCTTCTTCTCACCGGGGAACGAGTTCGTCATCAGCCGGGAGGGGATCCGCCACGCGGGCAACGGCGGCTCCTTCTGCGAATACATGTTCGGCGTCGACCAGCCGCTGGCCGATCTCGCCAAGGCCGAGGTCATCAACCGGCTCATCGTCTACGGCGCCCACGCCGGAGAAGAGAGCGGCCCCCTCCTCTTCAGCGAGCGAACTGGCGGAGAGCTTGGCTTCGAGAAAATATTCTTCGAGGGGAACGCGGTAGTAAACTACTTCTTCTTCCTCTCGTCGACGCGCCTCCCCGGCTCCCTCCCCCACCAGCAGGAAGCCCTTGTCCGGACCATCGGCAAGGCCCTCAAGCGCTCGCCGGCAGTGGGGAACCAGAACGAAAACGCCCTGATCGCCGAGGTACTCGGGCTCCTTGACGACCCGAAGGCCCTCTTTTTCCTCTTCAAGTTGATCAACACCCCTCACCGGGAGTATTACGAAGCCTTCCGCCACCTTTACTTCAAGAACAAGAAGATTGCCGACCACGACTTCGCTATTCTGACCGGGATCGCCGCCCGTCACGACATCGACCGCTATCAGCAGGAGCGGATCCGCATCGACGTCATGTACAAGCACCAGGCCAACCGGCGCATCGTGGACGAGTACAAGAACATTTTGATCGACTGCCAGCGCAGGAGGGAGATCACCAGCCTGGAAAACGCCCGGCTCACGCGACTCAAGACGCTGTCGGTCCGCAACAAGATTCCCGGTGCCCTCTTCTACGCCCTCGACGAGGTGCTCAAGGAAGACAAGAAGCTCGTGGGCCCCGAAGAGCAGGACTACATTGCCGAGACCCGGCAGGTGCTGGAGGGACTCTTCCTGGGGGAACGGGAGATCGAGAGCGCCATCGACAACGAGGATGCCGTCAAGCTCCTTTTCGCCAAGAAGCGGGCCGCCGAGAACCGCGACCACACCTTCGAGGAAATCCTCCTCGAAGCCAGCAAGGCATGCGACGAAAAGATCCGCGACGGAGCCGACATTTCGCTGCTGGAGGGATTCTCCCGGATCATCACCTACTTCGACCGCTACGACGCCACGTCCCAGGTGGTAAACCAGCTGGCCTTCATGGAGAACGTGCGGATCACGGAAGAGATGCTGCGGAGCCTTCTCGGCAACCGGGAGGCCTTCGAAGAGCTGCGGCCGGGGCTCTTCGGGGAGATCTTCATCGCAGATCTGCTGGACAACAAGTACCTGGGGAAATACGGGAGACAGAAGGTGACGACCCTGGTGAGCGGACTGCGCCTCGTCAAGGAGAACCGGCTCGCCGTCTCGGATCTCCTGGAGCGGCTGCATGCCACCGACCGGGAGGAGCGCCTCGCCATCACCCTTCTGGAATGCGTCCGCGACCGGATCAGAAACTTCTACTCCAAGTATGCCACCAGGGCCGACCAGGAGACCCTGCATCGCGAGGTGAGCGAAGACCTGCGCAACCGCAAGGTTATCAGCGACGAGATTCCGGAGCGGATCTTCGCCGAGACGATTCTCACCATCAAGAAAGAAGCCATCTATCTCCACAGCCTCCTCCCCCGCATCGTCGCCGACCGCGACATCGCCCTGCGGGAGGACTTCCTGGAGAACTCCGGCCTCGACCGGTTCTACGTCGAGGAACTGGAGCGCGAATACTTCGAGCTGAACGAACTCGACATGGAACAGCTCTACCAGATCCGCAAGGGACTCAGCTGA
- a CDS encoding YajD family HNH nuclease, whose protein sequence is MGMSFRPRRPGKPTEKSQAELDEMVRRMKGEQTAPANYREQSLKIHGWICAKCGREFELHNLHLLTVHHRDGNHDFNPPDGSNWENLCVYCHEDEHSRSLLGDYLQGENGRKNR, encoded by the coding sequence ATGGGGATGTCATTCAGGCCCCGGCGGCCGGGAAAGCCGACGGAAAAGTCCCAGGCCGAACTGGACGAGATGGTGCGCCGCATGAAGGGGGAGCAAACGGCACCGGCCAACTACCGGGAGCAGTCCCTCAAGATCCACGGCTGGATCTGTGCCAAATGCGGGCGGGAGTTCGAGCTCCACAATCTGCACCTGCTGACGGTGCACCACCGGGACGGCAACCACGATTTCAACCCCCCCGACGGGAGCAACTGGGAAAACCTCTGTGTCTACTGCCACGAGGACGAGCACAGCCGCTCCCTCCTCGGCGACTACCTGCAGGGGGAAAACGGGCGCAA
- a CDS encoding GPMC system transcriptional regulator: METPQTHLAAYAERIAGYGKENLEEMLHALAEGVRLVTGQDRVRIYLEDLTRGVLACVYASGPLAEEIRGVSFPIISREVTVSSVFVAQYATDLRHDPGRGSTFDKGFAERFAIGTSYLLPIVSQGKSIGVVCIDRFQTGELLTGKDKALLGEFVTSVADRLDFARIYHQQLLLARRVEEYKKREAASFMVQSAVRLIDKLILASVLVPVTAADGTAHLAVLASHSEDPRIKGRYEAEGKIDLQPGKSLVSRYIDGSAVITDERFLRPLFIPDLTEQSLQKRAIIEEMALRSLYMVPRYDPSSRRLICLVNYFTRELYRFSDFEMGLLQTHAEMAERVMNEIGGEHLEIRVLAEITELLQERNEELSPFLTKVLSKATELIGADTGSIAIVQERDGEKWLVVEDENGTIVGAKNKEWLKKYIPPFRVGGHELPPEERSLTGFVAWAKQPRSIAQVDEEQQGEGFHRSMHELIRSEIAVPIICDDEVIAVICLNSLKPAYFTEEHTRILQIVDRLTARHISDLQRIERLQSEVTRLKSDVAYKDPQVSSYRLGNIIGNSRKAQEIVDFIETVSGPLFNRITLWSKNVLQEATIGLPSILVLGQTGAGKEFFFNNLYNKLNEMYREKLNPNGQLPVKKTNIAAYSGELTYSELFGHKKGAFTGAYNDRKGILEEAAGGIVFLDEIGDADPKTQVQLLRFLDNGGFVRLGDNQERYSRVLLVAATNRDLMEEIRKGNFREDLYHRLSELSMRVPSLNERREDIPDLATHFLGKLFRTYRGEEPKEDAPTLTVDAKRLLMNHHYQGNIRELRSILLRALFFRTGKVLTADDIRRALAAGMRELPAANAAEELNERLATEIIRKIEGGENFWEAVYEPYSRSAIPRDAVRLVIERSKAVAGGSMPQVARHLKAVNGEVEGNDEERKRFYKFKNFLYKTVRI, from the coding sequence ATGGAAACCCCGCAGACCCACCTTGCCGCGTATGCCGAGCGGATTGCCGGCTATGGCAAGGAAAACCTGGAAGAGATGCTCCATGCGCTGGCGGAGGGTGTCCGCCTCGTCACCGGGCAGGACCGCGTCAGGATCTACCTGGAAGACCTGACCCGCGGGGTGCTTGCCTGCGTGTACGCCTCGGGCCCCCTGGCGGAGGAGATCCGGGGAGTGAGCTTCCCGATCATCTCCCGGGAGGTGACGGTCTCCAGCGTCTTCGTCGCCCAGTACGCCACCGACCTCCGCCACGATCCGGGCCGGGGGAGCACCTTCGACAAAGGCTTTGCCGAGCGGTTCGCCATCGGCACCTCCTACCTCCTCCCCATCGTCAGCCAGGGGAAATCGATCGGCGTGGTCTGCATCGACCGCTTCCAGACCGGGGAATTGCTCACGGGAAAAGACAAGGCGCTTCTCGGCGAATTCGTCACCTCCGTGGCCGACCGGCTCGACTTTGCCCGCATCTACCACCAGCAGCTCCTCCTCGCCCGACGGGTCGAGGAATACAAGAAGCGCGAGGCCGCCTCCTTCATGGTCCAGTCGGCGGTGCGGCTCATCGACAAGCTGATCCTCGCCTCCGTACTGGTGCCGGTCACCGCAGCCGACGGCACCGCCCACCTCGCCGTCCTGGCAAGCCACTCGGAGGATCCCCGGATCAAGGGGCGCTACGAAGCCGAGGGAAAGATCGACCTGCAACCGGGAAAGTCCCTCGTTTCCCGCTACATTGACGGCAGCGCGGTCATAACCGACGAGCGCTTCCTGCGCCCCCTCTTCATCCCCGATCTCACCGAACAGTCGCTCCAGAAGCGCGCCATCATCGAGGAGATGGCGCTGCGCTCCCTCTACATGGTCCCCCGCTACGACCCGTCGAGCCGCCGGCTGATCTGCCTCGTAAACTACTTCACCCGCGAGCTCTACCGCTTCTCCGACTTCGAGATGGGATTGCTGCAGACCCACGCCGAGATGGCCGAGCGGGTGATGAACGAAATCGGCGGCGAACACCTGGAAATCCGGGTCCTGGCCGAGATTACCGAACTGCTCCAGGAGCGGAACGAGGAGCTTTCCCCCTTCCTCACCAAGGTTCTGTCGAAGGCGACCGAACTGATCGGCGCCGACACGGGGAGCATCGCCATCGTGCAGGAGCGGGACGGGGAAAAGTGGCTCGTGGTGGAAGACGAGAACGGCACCATCGTCGGGGCGAAGAACAAGGAGTGGCTCAAGAAGTACATCCCTCCCTTCCGGGTCGGCGGCCACGAACTCCCCCCCGAAGAGCGGAGCCTCACCGGCTTTGTCGCCTGGGCGAAGCAGCCGCGGAGCATCGCCCAGGTGGACGAAGAGCAGCAGGGAGAGGGATTCCACCGCTCGATGCACGAACTGATCAGGAGCGAGATCGCCGTGCCGATCATCTGCGACGACGAGGTGATCGCCGTCATCTGCCTCAATTCCCTCAAACCCGCCTATTTCACCGAGGAACACACACGGATCCTCCAGATCGTCGACCGGCTCACGGCGCGGCACATCTCTGACCTGCAGCGCATCGAGCGGCTCCAGAGCGAGGTGACGCGGCTGAAATCCGATGTCGCCTACAAGGACCCGCAGGTCTCCTCCTACCGGCTCGGCAACATCATCGGCAACAGCCGCAAGGCCCAGGAGATCGTCGACTTCATCGAGACCGTCTCCGGCCCCCTCTTCAACCGGATCACCCTCTGGAGCAAGAACGTCCTGCAGGAGGCGACCATCGGCCTCCCCTCGATCCTCGTCCTCGGCCAGACCGGAGCCGGCAAGGAATTCTTCTTCAACAACCTCTACAACAAGCTGAACGAGATGTACCGGGAGAAGCTGAACCCCAACGGCCAGCTCCCGGTAAAAAAGACCAACATCGCCGCCTACAGCGGAGAGCTGACCTATTCCGAGCTGTTCGGCCACAAGAAGGGGGCCTTCACCGGCGCCTACAACGACCGCAAAGGGATTCTCGAAGAGGCGGCGGGAGGGATCGTCTTTCTGGACGAGATCGGCGATGCCGATCCCAAGACCCAGGTGCAGCTGCTGCGCTTTCTCGACAACGGCGGATTCGTGCGCCTCGGCGACAACCAGGAGCGCTACAGCCGGGTGCTGCTGGTGGCCGCCACCAACCGGGACCTGATGGAGGAGATCCGGAAGGGAAACTTCCGGGAAGACCTCTATCACCGCCTCTCGGAGCTCTCGATGCGGGTGCCGTCCCTGAACGAGCGGCGGGAGGACATTCCGGACCTCGCCACCCACTTCCTCGGCAAGCTTTTCCGCACCTACCGGGGCGAAGAGCCGAAGGAGGATGCCCCGACCCTGACGGTCGACGCAAAACGGCTCCTGATGAACCATCACTACCAGGGGAATATCCGGGAACTCCGCAGCATCCTGCTGCGGGCGCTCTTTTTCCGCACCGGGAAAGTACTGACCGCCGACGACATCCGTCGCGCCCTCGCCGCCGGCATGCGGGAACTGCCGGCAGCCAACGCCGCCGAAGAGTTGAACGAACGGCTCGCCACGGAAATCATCCGCAAGATCGAAGGGGGAGAAAACTTCTGGGAGGCGGTCTACGAACCATACTCCCGGAGCGCCATCCCGCGGGACGCGGTGCGGCTCGTCATCGAGCGGAGCAAGGCCGTGGCAGGAGGAAGCATGCCCCAGGTGGCCCGGCACCTGAAGGCGGTCAACGGCGAGGTGGAAGGAAACGACGAAGAACGGAAGCGGTTCTACAAGTTCAAGAATTTTCTCTACAAGACGGTGAGGATTTGA